One part of the Rutidosis leptorrhynchoides isolate AG116_Rl617_1_P2 chromosome 1, CSIRO_AGI_Rlap_v1, whole genome shotgun sequence genome encodes these proteins:
- the LOC139899373 gene encoding auxin-responsive protein SAUR21-like, translating to MGIIRFPSLTSKAKNFSKLQTLRSGNKLDVPKGCLAVYVGEIQKTRFVVPLSFLEHPLFQNLLHESEEEFGFDHPMGGLTIRCQEDVFTDLISRLQIS from the coding sequence ATGGGTATCATTCGGTTTCCTTCTTTAACTTCGAAAGCAAAAAATTTCAGCAAATTGCAAACTCTACGTAGCGGAAACAAGTTAGATGTACCAAAAGGCTGTTTGGCTGTCTACGTTGGTGAAATTCAAAAGACTCGATTTGTTGTCCCGTTATCTTTTCTCGAACACCCTTTATTTCAAAATTTGCTTCATGAATCAGAAGAAGAATTTGGGTTTGATCATCCTATGGGAGGTCTAACGATTCGTTGTCAAGAAGATGTCTTCACTGATCTCATTTCAAGATTGCAGATTTCATGA